One region of Chanodichthys erythropterus isolate Z2021 chromosome 24, ASM2448905v1, whole genome shotgun sequence genomic DNA includes:
- the LOC137014660 gene encoding troponin I, fast skeletal muscle-like has translation MSEKKMTSSRRHHLKSLVLSIAFGLMEAEAKQIAADKEAYMSEHCPALDMPGSQQDLQELCKKLHQQIDKVDEERYDLEAKVAKTNKEIEDLKIKVVDLIGKFKKPALKKVRMSADAMLQALLGSKHKVSMDLRANLKQVKKEVKEESAEQVGDWRKNIEDKAGMDGRKKMFESEA, from the exons ATGTcaga AAAAAAGATGACCTCCAGCCGTAGGCATCATCTGAAG AGCCTGGTGCTCTCCATTGCCTTCGGTCTCATGGAAGCTGAAGCCAAGCAGATTGCTGCTGATAAGGAGGCTTACATGAGCGAACACTGCCCTGCTCTGGATATGCCTGGATCCCAGCAAGACCTGCAG GAACTGTGCAAGAAGCTGCACCAACAGATCGACAAGGTTGATGAGGAGAGATACGACTTGGAGGCAAAGGTTGCCAAGACAAACAAGGAG ATTGAGGATCTGAAGATCAAGGTGGTCGACCTGATAGGCAAGTTCAAGAAACCCGCATTGAAGAAAGTGCGCATGTCTGCTGACGCTATGCTTCAGGCTCTGCTGGGCTCCAAGCACAAGGTCTCCATGGATCTGAGAGCCAACCTGAAACAAGTCAAGAAGGAGGTCAAAGAAGAG tcTGCAGAACAAGTTGGCGACTGGCGCAAGAACATCGAGGATAAGGCTGGTATGGACGGCAGGAAGAAGATGTTTGAGTCCGAGGCTTAA
- the LOC137014609 gene encoding troponin I, fast skeletal muscle-like: MSEKKMTSSRRHHLKSLVLSIAKGIMEKEAAQLIVDREAYLTENCPPLSLPSSTADLQELCKKLHQQIDKVDEERYDLNSKVEKANKEIEDLKIKVVDLIGKFKKPALRKVRMSADQMLQALLGSKHKVSLDLRANLKQVKKEVKEEVTDVGDWRKNVEDKAGMGGRKKMFEGEA; the protein is encoded by the exons ATGTCTGA AAAAAAGATGACATCGAGCCGCCGGCACCATCTCAAG AGTTTGGTGCTGAGCATTGCAAAGGGCATTATGGAGAAAGAAGCCGCTCAGCTCATTGTAGATAGGGAGGCTTACTTGACAGAAAACTGCCCTCCTCTGTCCCTGCCTTCATCTACAGCGGACCTGCAG GAACTGTGCAAGAAACTTCACCAGCAAATCGACAAGGTTGATGAGGAGAGATATGACTTGAATTCTAAAGTAGAAAAGGCAAACAAAGAG ATTGAGGATCTGAAGATCAAGGTGGTCGACCTGATCGGCAAGTTCAAGAAACCCGCGTTGAGGAAAGTGCGCATGTCTGCCGATCAGATGCTTCAGGCTCTGCTGGGCTCCAAGCACAAGGTGTCTCTGGATCTGAGAGCCAACCTGAAACAAGTCAAGAAGGAGGTCAAAGAGGAG GTTACAGATGTCGGTGACTGGCGTAAGAACGTTGAGGACAAGGCCGGTATGGGAGGCAGGAAGAAGATGTTTGAGGGCGAGGCCTAA